Proteins encoded by one window of Cyanobium sp. NS01:
- the menD gene encoding 2-succinyl-5-enolpyruvyl-6-hydroxy-3-cyclohexene-1-carboxylic-acid synthase — MAAGLELVVVCPGSRSGPLAVAAGLLEGQSLRLRTALDERSAAFFALGHGRASGHAAAVITTSGTAVANLLPACVEADLGAIPLLLISADRPQRLKGCGANQAVNQEQFLMASVRLLLQGHAEGLAAMAAGELEQLATQALAATTVCPGRPPGPVHLNLPIEEPLHGDGPALESTRALATRLEAAQRARDTGAGPEPGSAGAGNQTWTRPLGVPAIGSGGLEPDQPGLVVAGPWRGLPQHGPAYREAVAAWQRRSGWPVLADGLSGLRGWPGLELVTVADLLPDPVPAALLAPQVLRLGPLPASRRLQQLLRCCGGRQLLITEGEPRHLDPLGTASGQWPAGLAAWIAQLPPEACCGAPGSASLALARRWHVLERQLQAGLDTALAAPAWGEPALARQLSLLLPPSLPLVIANSSPVRDWDSFAAAAAPFREVYAFRGASGIDGTLSLACGVAEAVGAAVLLCGDLALLHDSNGWLWRRQLGGRLTVVLIDNGGGGIFEQLAIRPQQPAPLDFERLFAMPQAVDPLALAAAHGVPGREVAAAAELPLALSWALEQPLALLRLCSDRRRDAAARQALRRMASVPAPPP, encoded by the coding sequence ATGGCGGCTGGGCTGGAGCTGGTGGTGGTCTGCCCCGGCAGCCGCTCCGGCCCGCTCGCGGTGGCCGCCGGTCTGCTGGAGGGTCAGAGCCTGCGGCTGCGCACCGCGCTGGATGAGCGCTCGGCGGCCTTTTTCGCCCTGGGCCATGGCCGCGCCTCGGGGCACGCCGCCGCCGTGATCACCACCTCCGGCACGGCGGTGGCCAACCTGCTGCCCGCCTGTGTGGAGGCCGATCTCGGCGCGATCCCGCTGCTGCTGATCAGCGCCGACCGTCCGCAGCGCCTCAAGGGCTGTGGTGCCAACCAGGCCGTGAACCAGGAGCAGTTTCTGATGGCCAGCGTGCGCCTGCTGCTGCAGGGGCACGCCGAGGGGCTGGCGGCGATGGCGGCCGGGGAGCTCGAGCAGCTGGCGACCCAGGCGCTGGCCGCCACGACGGTCTGCCCGGGGAGGCCTCCCGGGCCGGTGCATCTGAACCTGCCCATCGAGGAACCCCTGCACGGGGATGGGCCGGCCCTGGAGAGCACCAGGGCCTTGGCGACCCGGCTTGAGGCGGCGCAGCGGGCTCGGGACACGGGCGCCGGGCCCGAGCCTGGCTCAGCCGGGGCCGGGAACCAGACCTGGACCCGGCCCCTGGGCGTTCCAGCGATCGGCAGCGGTGGTCTGGAGCCCGACCAGCCCGGGCTGGTGGTGGCCGGGCCCTGGCGGGGACTGCCCCAGCACGGCCCGGCCTACCGCGAGGCCGTGGCGGCCTGGCAGCGGCGCAGCGGCTGGCCCGTGCTGGCCGATGGCCTCAGCGGTCTGCGGGGTTGGCCGGGCCTGGAGCTGGTGACGGTGGCGGATCTGCTGCCAGACCCCGTGCCTGCCGCCCTGCTGGCCCCCCAGGTGCTGCGGCTCGGTCCCCTGCCGGCGAGTCGGCGGCTGCAGCAGCTGCTGCGTTGCTGTGGCGGCCGGCAGTTGCTGATCACCGAAGGCGAGCCGCGCCACCTCGATCCGCTCGGCACGGCCTCGGGCCAGTGGCCGGCAGGGCTGGCCGCCTGGATCGCCCAGCTGCCCCCTGAGGCGTGCTGCGGAGCCCCGGGGTCCGCCAGCTTGGCCCTTGCCCGCCGCTGGCACGTCCTGGAGCGGCAGCTGCAGGCCGGGCTCGACACGGCCCTGGCCGCACCGGCCTGGGGCGAGCCGGCCCTGGCGCGCCAGCTGAGCCTGCTGTTGCCGCCCTCCCTGCCGCTGGTGATCGCCAACAGCTCCCCCGTGCGCGATTGGGACAGCTTTGCCGCCGCCGCCGCTCCCTTCCGGGAGGTGTATGCCTTCCGCGGCGCCTCCGGCATCGACGGCACCCTGTCGCTGGCCTGCGGCGTGGCGGAGGCCGTTGGCGCGGCGGTGCTGCTCTGCGGCGATCTGGCCCTGCTGCACGACAGCAACGGCTGGCTGTGGCGGCGCCAGCTGGGCGGGCGGCTCACGGTGGTGTTGATCGACAACGGCGGCGGCGGCATCTTCGAGCAGCTGGCGATCCGTCCGCAGCAACCGGCGCCCCTGGATTTCGAGCGGCTGTTCGCCATGCCCCAGGCCGTGGACCCCCTCGCCCTGGCCGCAGCCCACGGCGTGCCCGGCCGGGAGGTGGCCGCCGCCGCCGAACTGCCCCTCGCCCTGAGCTGGGCCCTGGAGCAACCGCTGGCCCTGCTGCGGCTCTGCAGCGACCGCCGCCGCGACGCCGCCGCGCGGCAGGCCCTGCGCAGAATGGCCAGCGTCCCGGCCCCGCCCCCATGA
- the lepB gene encoding signal peptidase I has translation MSPSPSEPEASLAPATTQQRLRRQLLPLLLWVAVALLLRWAVVEPRWIPSGSMLPTLELGDRVLVEKVRTRLHRPLPVGSVVVFHPPAVLVAAGYAPEAALIKRVVARAGDQVEVRQGRLWRNGEAVQTDWAAEPMDYSFGPVLVPPQQLLVLGDNRNASLDSHLWGPLPEDQLVGAAVWRYWPLQRFGAIRFSRTADDLGLSQGLG, from the coding sequence TTGTCCCCCTCCCCATCTGAGCCCGAAGCCAGCCTGGCGCCGGCCACGACGCAGCAGAGGCTGCGCCGCCAGCTGCTGCCTCTGCTGCTCTGGGTCGCCGTGGCCTTGCTGCTGCGCTGGGCCGTGGTGGAGCCGCGCTGGATTCCCTCCGGTTCGATGCTGCCCACCCTGGAGTTGGGCGACAGGGTGCTGGTGGAGAAGGTGCGCACCCGCCTGCACCGGCCCCTGCCCGTGGGTTCCGTGGTGGTGTTCCACCCCCCCGCCGTGCTGGTGGCGGCGGGCTATGCCCCGGAGGCCGCCCTGATCAAACGGGTCGTGGCCAGGGCTGGGGATCAGGTGGAGGTGCGTCAGGGCAGGCTCTGGCGCAACGGCGAGGCCGTTCAGACCGACTGGGCCGCCGAACCGATGGACTACAGCTTCGGACCCGTGCTGGTGCCGCCCCAGCAGCTGCTGGTGCTGGGGGACAACCGCAACGCCAGCCTCGATTCCCACCTCTGGGGCCCCCTGCCGGAGGACCAGCTGGTCGGGGCGGCGGTGTGGCGCTACTGGCCCCTGCAGCGCTTCGGTGCGATTCGGTTTTCCCGAACAGCCGATGATCTCGGCTTGTCACAAGGACTGGGTTAA
- a CDS encoding DUF760 domain-containing protein: protein MFNPEFLTTDNEAISGNSLIQYLQEQSPDVLQRVARSASGDIQDIIRHNVQGLLGMLPGEHFEVKIQTNRDNLAGLLASAMMTGYFLRQMEQRMELDSSLLSSDGDDSDSCDADPGELRL from the coding sequence ATGTTCAACCCGGAGTTCCTGACCACGGACAATGAAGCCATCAGTGGCAATTCGCTGATCCAGTACCTCCAGGAACAGTCTCCGGATGTGTTGCAGCGGGTGGCGCGCTCGGCCAGCGGCGACATCCAGGACATCATTCGCCACAACGTGCAGGGTCTGCTCGGCATGCTGCCGGGCGAGCACTTCGAGGTAAAGATCCAGACCAACCGCGACAACCTGGCCGGCCTGCTGGCCTCGGCCATGATGACCGGCTATTTCCTGCGCCAGATGGAGCAGCGCATGGAGCTGGACTCCAGCCTGCTCTCCAGCGATGGCGACGATTCCGACTCCTGCGACGCCGACCCCGGCGAACTGAGGCTCTGA
- a CDS encoding DUF4336 domain-containing protein, which yields MPPPPAVPQPHPARGDQRWPWWPLLPLYPYGRRRTLVRELIPDQVWSFEQLQGLLYVAVPIRMTVLRLAGGLLLYGALPPTRELRRALEQLEQRYGPVLSIVLPTSSGLEHKLPLPALARAFPAAQVWISPRQWSFPLPLPLGWLGFPRERTRVLLEQGVPFPQELDWVALGPLDLGLGTFMEVACLHRSSGSLLVTDALVAIGPQPPALFEADPTPLLFHARDRGDEPLHDSAERRQRGWQRLVLFASYLRPERLQVPGLLEQLRYAMAPGLRRSKAYFGLYPFQWLPGWEEEFASLVPSGGLQLQVAPVLERLVFPRCRPALLAWIRRLAALEGVRQLIPAHYEAPVPCDGAGLEALATALEARPWAPAESSWTFLASVDGALLRWGVVPEQPGC from the coding sequence GTGCCACCTCCCCCTGCCGTCCCCCAGCCTCACCCCGCCCGCGGCGATCAGCGCTGGCCCTGGTGGCCCCTGTTGCCGCTCTACCCCTACGGCCGCCGCCGCACCCTGGTGCGGGAGCTGATCCCCGATCAGGTGTGGAGCTTCGAGCAGCTGCAGGGGCTGCTCTACGTGGCCGTGCCGATTCGCATGACGGTGCTGCGGCTGGCCGGCGGGTTGCTGCTCTACGGCGCCCTGCCGCCCACCCGGGAACTGCGCCGGGCCCTGGAGCAGCTGGAGCAGCGCTACGGGCCTGTGCTGAGCATCGTGTTGCCCACCAGTTCAGGGCTGGAGCACAAGCTGCCCCTGCCGGCCCTGGCCCGGGCCTTCCCCGCCGCCCAGGTGTGGATCAGTCCGCGCCAGTGGAGCTTCCCGCTGCCGTTGCCCCTGGGCTGGCTGGGCTTCCCCCGGGAGCGCACGCGGGTGCTGCTGGAGCAGGGGGTGCCCTTCCCCCAGGAGCTCGACTGGGTGGCCCTGGGCCCGCTGGACCTGGGGCTGGGCACGTTCATGGAGGTGGCCTGCCTGCACCGCAGCAGCGGCAGCCTGCTGGTGACCGATGCCCTGGTGGCGATCGGCCCCCAGCCCCCCGCCCTGTTCGAGGCCGACCCCACCCCCCTGCTGTTCCATGCCCGCGACCGCGGCGACGAGCCCCTGCACGACAGCGCCGAGCGGCGCCAGCGGGGCTGGCAGCGGCTGGTGCTGTTTGCCTCCTACCTCAGGCCCGAGCGGCTCCAGGTGCCTGGCCTGCTGGAGCAGCTGCGCTATGCCATGGCACCGGGGCTGCGGCGGTCAAAGGCCTACTTCGGGCTGTATCCCTTTCAGTGGCTGCCGGGCTGGGAGGAGGAGTTTGCCTCCCTGGTGCCCTCCGGTGGCCTGCAGCTGCAGGTGGCTCCGGTGCTGGAGCGGCTGGTGTTTCCGCGCTGCCGGCCGGCGCTGCTGGCCTGGATCCGCCGTCTGGCCGCCCTGGAGGGGGTGCGCCAGTTGATCCCGGCCCACTACGAGGCGCCCGTGCCCTGTGACGGCGCCGGCCTTGAGGCGCTGGCCACGGCCCTGGAGGCCCGTCCCTGGGCTCCGGCTGAATCCAGCTGGACGTTTCTGGCCAGCGTGGATGGGGCCCTGCTGCGCTGGGGCGTGGTTCCCGAGCAACCGGGCTGCTGA
- a CDS encoding metal ABC transporter permease: MTASLATGLPLTWLLEPISHGFMVRALLVSALVGGVCGLLSCYMTLKGWALMGDAVSHAVMPGVVVAYALGLPFSVGAFVFGVGSVAVIGFVKQKSRVKEDTVIGLVFTGFFALGLVLISKIRSNIDLTHILFGNVLGISAGDITDTLVICAIVLAVLLVLRRDLMLFCFDPTHARSIGINTGLLHYLLLSVLSLAAVAGLQTVGIILVVAMLVTPGATAYLLTDRFDRMTLLAVASSVFSSVGGVYVSYWSDSSTAGCIVLVQTFLFLLAFFFAPRHGIFRQQQT; this comes from the coding sequence ATGACGGCCTCCCTGGCAACGGGCCTGCCGCTCACCTGGCTGCTCGAGCCGATCAGCCATGGCTTCATGGTGCGGGCCCTGCTGGTGAGTGCCCTGGTGGGGGGTGTGTGTGGCCTGCTGTCGTGTTACATGACGCTCAAGGGCTGGGCGCTGATGGGGGATGCCGTGTCCCACGCGGTGATGCCCGGCGTGGTGGTGGCCTACGCCCTGGGCCTGCCGTTCTCGGTGGGAGCCTTCGTGTTCGGGGTGGGCTCGGTGGCCGTGATCGGCTTCGTGAAGCAGAAGTCGCGGGTGAAGGAAGACACAGTGATCGGCCTGGTGTTCACAGGCTTCTTTGCCCTGGGCCTGGTGCTGATCTCGAAGATCCGCAGCAACATCGACCTCACCCACATCCTGTTCGGCAATGTGCTTGGCATCTCTGCCGGCGACATCACCGACACCCTGGTGATCTGCGCCATCGTGCTGGCGGTGTTGCTGGTGCTGCGCCGCGATCTGATGCTGTTCTGCTTCGATCCCACCCACGCCCGCTCGATCGGCATCAACACCGGGCTGCTGCATTACCTGCTGCTCTCGGTGTTGTCGCTGGCGGCGGTGGCGGGCCTGCAGACCGTGGGCATCATCCTGGTGGTGGCGATGCTGGTCACCCCCGGGGCCACGGCCTACCTGCTCACTGACCGCTTCGATCGCATGACCCTGCTGGCAGTGGCCAGCAGCGTGTTCTCCAGCGTGGGAGGGGTGTATGTGAGCTACTGGAGCGACAGTTCCACGGCCGGATGCATCGTTCTGGTGCAGACGTTCCTGTTCCTGCTGGCCTTCTTCTTTGCCCCTCGACACGGCATCTTCAGGCAGCAACAGACCTGA